In one Brassica oleracea var. oleracea cultivar TO1000 chromosome C9, BOL, whole genome shotgun sequence genomic region, the following are encoded:
- the LOC106313344 gene encoding transcription factor TCP7-like, with amino-acid sequence MSNNNDGALVVKKPPAKDRHSKVDGRGRRIRMPIICAARVFQLTRELGHKSDGQTIEWLLRQAEPSIIAATGTGTTPASFSTVSASLRGNSTTTTNCSLSSSLDHKPLLGSSPFILGKRVRADEDTPSGFWAVPARPEFGQVWSFAAGATQEMFLQQQQQQAAGLFVHHQQQQQQAAMGEASAARVGNYLPGHLNLLASLSSGAPGSGRGEDDDQR; translated from the coding sequence ATGTCTAATAACAACGACGGAGCTCTTGTCGTGAAGAAACCTCCGGCCAAAGATAGACACAGCAAAGTAGATGGAAGAGGGAGAAGGATACGTATGCCTATCATCTGCGCAGCTCGTGTCTTCCAGCTAACAAGAGAGCTCGGACACAAATCAGACGGTCAAACCATCGAATGGCTGCTACGTCAAGCTGAGCCTTCTATCATAGCCGCGACAGGAACCGGCACAACTCCGGCTAGTTTCTCCACTGTGTCAGCCTCACTCCGAGGAAACTCCACCACCACCACGAATTGCTCCTTGTCCTCGTCTCTAGATCATAAACCTTTGCTAGGTTCATCACCGTTTATACTCGGAAAACGCGTGAGAGCTGACGAGGATACACCGTCTGGGTTCTGGGCGGTTCCGGCGAGGCCAGAGTTCGGACAAGTATGGAGCTTTGCCGCAGGAGCTACACAAGAGATGTTCTTACAACAACAGCAGCAACAAGCAGCTGGACTTTTTGTCCACCACCAGCAGCAACAGCAACAAGCTGCAATGGGTGAAGCTTCGGCGGCTAGAGTTGGGAACTATCTTCCGGGTCATCTTAATCTGCTTGCTTCTTTATCTAGTGGAGCTCCCGGGTCGGGTCGGGGAGAGGATGATGACCAGCGTTGA
- the LOC106313132 gene encoding dihydroorotate dehydrogenase (quinone), mitochondrial-like, with amino-acid sequence MAGRAATSSAKWAREFLLKRVSPNPLGGAIRNCSSSAPGASSTPKVPHFSKKGRILTGATIGLAIAGGAYVSTADEATFCGWLFSATKVVNPLFALLDAEFAHKLAVTAASRGWVPREKRPDPQILGLEVWGRKFSNPIGLAAGFDKNAEATEGLLGLGFGFVEVGSVTPVPQEGNSKPRIFRLREDGAIINRCGFNSEGIVVVAKRLGAQHGKRMLAETSGTSSSPSDEAKPGGKSGPGILGVNLGKNKTSEDAAADYVQGVHNLSQYADYLVINVSSPNTAGLRMLQGRKQLKDLVKKVQAARDEMQWGDDGPPPLLVKIAPDLSRGELEDIAAVALALKLDGLIISNTTVSRPDPVSNNPVATETGGLSGKPLFNLSTNMLREMYTLTRGKIPLIGCGGVSSGEDAYKKIRAGATLVQLYTGFAYGGPALIPLIKEELVSCLKRDGFKSIQEAIGADHR; translated from the exons ATGGCCGGAAGGGCTGCGACATCGTCGGCTAAATGGGCGAGAGAGTTTTTATTGAAAAGGGTCTCTCCAAATCCTCTTGGTGGAGCGATTAGAAACTGTTCTTCTTCAGCTCCTGGGGCTTCCTCCACACCTAAAGTCCCTCACTTTTCCAAGAAA GGAAGGATATTGACAGGAGCTACCATTGGTCTGGCTATAGCTGGAGGTGCTTATGTGAGTACTGCAGATGAAGCAACCTTCTG TGGGTGGCTATTCTCAGCAACAAAGGTTGTTAACCCTCTCTTTGCTCTTCTGGACGCTGAGTTTGCTCATAAGCTGGCTGTCACGGCCGCGTCACGCGGTTGGGTGCCTAGAGAGAAGAGGCCTGATCCACAGATCCTGGGACTTGAAGTTTGGGGAAGGAAGTTTTCAAACCCAATAGGCCTCGCTGCTGGTTTTGACAAAAACGCTGAGGCCACAGAAGGGTTGCTAGGACTTGGGTTTGGATTCGTTGAGGTAGGCTCTGTGACTCCAGTCCCACAAGAAGGCAACTCCAAACCACGCATCTTCAGATTACGTGAAGATGG AGCCATTATCAATAGGTGTGGGTTCAACAGTGAAGGGATTGTTGTTGTTGCTAAGCGGTTAGGTGCTCAGCACGGTAAAAGAATGTTGGCGGAGACGTCAGGCACTTCGTCATCTCCAAGCGATGAAGCTAAACCGGGAGGCAAATCTGGACCGGGTATACTTGGGGTTAACCTTGGAAAGAACAAGACTAGTGAAGATGCAGCTGCTGATTATGTCCAAGGAGTTCATAACTTATCCCAGTATGCTGATTATTTG GTTATTAATGTTTCATCACCCAACACGGCAGGGCTGAGAATGCTTCAGGGGAGGAAACAGTTGAAGGATCTTGTGAAGAAGGTTCAAGCTGCTAGGGATGAGATGCAGTGGGGTGATGATGGTCCTCCTCCTCTTCTTGTGAAGATTGCTCCTGATCTGTCCAGAGGAGAGCTTGAAGATATTGCAGCT GTTGCTCTTGCTCTCAAGTTGGATGGGCTG ATCATATCGAATACAACAGTCTCGAGGCCAGATCCTGTAAGCAACAACCCTGTGGCAACAGAGACAGGTGGTTTGAGTGGGAAACCGCTCTTTAATCTCTCCACCAACATGTTAAGAGAGATGTACACTTTGACGCGA GGTAAGATTCCACTGATAGGCTGCGGTGGTGTTAGCAG TGGTGAAGATGCTTATAAGAAGATAAGAGCCGGAGCTACTCTTGTTCAGCTCTACACTGGGTTTGCCTATGGTGGACCTGCTCTCATCCCACTGATAAAG GAAGAACTGGTGAGTTGCTTAAAAAGGGATGGGTTCAAGTCGATTCAAGAAGCCATTGGTGCAGATCACAGATGA
- the LOC106315781 gene encoding superoxide dismutase [Fe] 3, chloroplastic, whose amino-acid sequence MSQRTLEVHWGKHHRGYVDNLNKQLGKDDRLYGYTMEELIKATYNNGNPLPEFNNAAQVYNHDFFWESMQPGGGDVPIKGVLEQIEKDFGSFTNFREKFTNAALTQFGSGWVWLVLKREERRLEVVKTSNAINPLVWDDIPIINLDVWEHSYYLDYKNERGKYINTFLNHLVSWNAAMSRMARAEAFVNLGEPNIPIA is encoded by the exons ATGAGCCAAAGAACACTAGAAGTGCATTGGGGTAAACACCACCGAGGCTACGTGGACAATCTAAACAAACAGTTAGGGAAAGATGATAGACTCTATGGATACACCATGGAGGAGCTTATCAAGGCCACATACAACAACGGGAATCCTTTGCCTGAGTTCAACAACGCTGCACAG GTTTATAACCATGATTTCTTCTGGGAGTCTATGCAACCTGGTGGCGGAGACGTGCCTATAAAGGGTGTTCTTGAGCAGATTGAGAAAGATTTTGGGTCGTTTACGAATTTCAGAGAGAAGTTTACTAATGCTGCTCTTACTCAGTTTGGCTCTGGCTGGGTTTGGCTTGTTT TGAAGAGGGAAGAGAGAAGGCTTGAAGTGGTGAAAACATCAAACGCCATTAACCCACTTGTGTGGGACGATATT CCAATCATCAACTTGGATGTGTGGGAG CACTCTTATTATCTGGACTACAAG AACGAGAGGGGTAAGTACATAAACACGTTTCTGAACCATTTGGTGTCGTGGAACGCTGCCATGAGTCGGATGGCACGTGCTGAGGCCTTTGTGAATCTTGGCGAGCCCAACATCCCAATTGCTTAA
- the LOC106313133 gene encoding probable prefoldin subunit 5, translating into MASSSSSSSARGELEKMGIDQLKALKEQADLEVNLLQDSLNNIRTANARLESAAGALNDLSLRPQGKKMLVPLTASLYVPGTLDEADKVLVDIGTGYFIEKTMEDGKDYCQRKINLLKSNYEQLFEVLAKKKSVADEAGMVLQSKVRQLQAATTS; encoded by the exons ATGGCGTCATCATCATCATCATCATCGGCGAGAGGAGAACTGGAGAAGATGGGAATCGATCAGCTGAAAGCGCTGAAGGAGCAAGCGGATCTCGAAGTGAACCTCCTGCAAGACAGTCTCAACAACATCCGCACAGCCAACGCCCGCCTCGAGTCCGCCGCGGGAGCTCTCAACGACCTCTCGCTTCGACCTCAAGGCAAGAAGATGCTTGTGCCGCTCACCGCGTCTCTCTACGTGCCTGGGACGCTTGATGAAGCTGACAAGGTTCTTGTTGACATCGGCACTGGTTACTTCATCGAG AAAACAATGGAGGATGGTAAAGACTATTGTCAGAGGAAGATTAACTTGTTGAAATCTAACTATGAACAACTCTTTGAG GTGTTGGCTAAGAAGAAAAGCGTGGCAGATGAAGCTGGGATGGTCTTGCAGTCTAAAGTTAGACAGTTACAAGCTGCAACCACGTCCTGA